The DNA sequence CGCCCGTCTGGCACGTCGGGCAGTACTGGAAAGCCCTGTCCGCGAACGAGACCTCGCGCACGACATCACCGCACACCGGGCACGGCAGACCGGTCCGCGCGTGCACCCGCAGCCCCGACCGCTTCTCACCCTTCAGTGTCGCCGCGGACTGGCCGACGGACCGCGCCACGGCGTCGTTCAGCACGGAGACCAACGCCTCGTGCAGCCGGTCCAGCGCCTCCGCCGACAGCTTCCCCGCCGTCGCGTACGGCGACAGCCGCGCGGTGTGCATGATCTCGTCGGAGTAGGCGTTGCCGACGCCCGCCAGCACCGCCTGGTCGGTCAACGCCGTCTTCAGCCGCTCGGTCCGACCGGAGAACAGGTCTTCGAGCTGGGTGCGCGTCACGGACAGCGCGTCCGGTCCCAGCCGCGCGATGCCCGGCACGTCCGCGGGGTCCTCGACCACCCACGCGGCCAGGCCCTTCTTCGTGCCCGCCTCGGTCAGGTCGAACCCCGGCCCCTCGCCCGGCGGGCCCAGGTGCAGGCGCAGCGCCAGCGGACCCCGGCCCGGCTTGGGCGGTGCCGCCGACAGGTGCTCCGACCAGCGCAGCCACCCGGCCCGCGCCAGGTGCACCACCAGGTGCAGGCCGCCGCAGTCGAGGTCCAGGTGCTTGCCGAACCGGCCCGCGCCGGTCACCTCGCGTCCCTGGAGCTCGGTCCACGGTGGCGTGAACGTCTTCAACACCTGCAACGACGCGACGTCCACCCGGTGCACGCGCCGTCCAACGGCGTGCTCGCGCAGGTGGTGGGCGAGCGCCTCGACCTCGGGCAGTTCCGGCACCCCGACAGTGTCACCCGCGAACGGCCGTCAGTCGACCGGTTGCAGCGGACCGTCCAGGTCGGGCAACGAGTACATCTCGATCTTGCGGGCCACGTTGGCGACCTCGTTGCGCACGGTCAGGAAGCCGCGCACCGAGCCGACCCACCGCTCCGGCGGCAGCTCCTCGGTCTTCTTCGACTCCGCCGCCACCAGCCACGGCCGCCGCACCGCCCAGCGCACCGGGAAGAACAGGAACACCAGGATCAGCGCCACGATCAGCCACGCCGGCACGACGACGTCCGGCGGCGTCCACGCCACCAGGATGACGCCCATCCCGATGACGATGGCGAGCATCAGCACGCCCGGACCGTGGCCGCCGCTCACGTCGTGCTCGAAGTCGGCGTCGGTCGACGGGTTGCGCCACTCGATCTGGCTGCGCACCGTCCACATCCGGCCGTCGGCCCCGCGCACCAGCCGCGTCATCACCGTCTCCTCAAGACGTCGAGCGATCACTCAGCGTTCCCCACGCTACCGGCAAAGTCTTGCACCTCGTGGGTGAAACCCGCCGTCACCGGGGCCCGAGGCGGCCCGGTGTCGGCCGCAGCGTCACGGTCGTCGGCGTGAGCGTCCGCTTCGACGGCTCGGTCGACGTGGTCGTGCCCGCCGACTTGGGCGGCTCGGTGCTGGTCACCGCCGTGGTGCCGGTCGTCGTGGTGGCCAGCAGCACCGTGCGGGTCGGATCCGGCGTCGGGTCCGGCGACGACGTCGTGGTCACGTCGTCGAGCGAGCGCGCTGCGGCGGGCGGGGTCGAGCCGGTCGGCTCCACCGGGGGCGGGGTGGCCGCGGTCGCCGTCGTCGTCGGCGCCGGGGGCTGCGCCCGGGCCGCCTTCGTGTGCACGACCTGCCGCGCGTCGACCGGCGGTTCCGGGGACGTCGCGCTGGTCGCCGTGCCGGTCGCGGTCGGGGTCGGGGAGCACAGCGCCAGCACGTGCTCACCGGGCGCGCCCTCCGGACCCGACTGGACCAGCGCCGGCCCGGGCGCGCCGGTGAACGTCCCGGCCACCACCCCGAACAGGCCGACGGCCGCCGCCGAGGCGGTCGCCGCCAGCGC is a window from the Saccharothrix saharensis genome containing:
- a CDS encoding DUF983 domain-containing protein; translated protein: MTRLVRGADGRMWTVRSQIEWRNPSTDADFEHDVSGGHGPGVLMLAIVIGMGVILVAWTPPDVVVPAWLIVALILVFLFFPVRWAVRRPWLVAAESKKTEELPPERWVGSVRGFLTVRNEVANVARKIEMYSLPDLDGPLQPVD
- a CDS encoding Fpg/Nei family DNA glycosylase, with product MPELPEVEALAHHLREHAVGRRVHRVDVASLQVLKTFTPPWTELQGREVTGAGRFGKHLDLDCGGLHLVVHLARAGWLRWSEHLSAAPPKPGRGPLALRLHLGPPGEGPGFDLTEAGTKKGLAAWVVEDPADVPGIARLGPDALSVTRTQLEDLFSGRTERLKTALTDQAVLAGVGNAYSDEIMHTARLSPYATAGKLSAEALDRLHEALVSVLNDAVARSVGQSAATLKGEKRSGLRVHARTGLPCPVCGDVVREVSFADRAFQYCPTCQTGGKPLADRRMSRLLK